One genomic window of Medicago truncatula cultivar Jemalong A17 chromosome 1, MtrunA17r5.0-ANR, whole genome shotgun sequence includes the following:
- the LOC25482022 gene encoding homeobox-leucine zipper protein HOX15 produces the protein MNVDDTSNTWFQLDLDLGLALHDHFDDHRKRESKKKRVENPSKCIKAYQMLTLGPSKEESEENTKIQHSTSKTESCDQNLPTQFTSPSIESSFSNSTSIKKESGEEFEVEIEKVPITRIGNFDKDCNPRKKLRLTKEQSEVLEENFREHSTLNPKQKQALANKLNLQARQVEVWFQNRRARTKLKQTESDCEVLKKCCESLTEENKKLQKELQELKSMQTVAAASFYMKIPAATLTICPSCETICGGNNNGSLPSTTLLIGSKTHHHFHKNNKNDDNYQFPHSSSAAC, from the exons aTGAATGTTGATGATACCTCCAACACATGGTTTCAACTTGATCTTGATCTAGGTCTTGCCCTTCATGATCATTTTGATGACCATAGGAAGAGAGAAAGCAAGAAGAAAAGAGTGGAGAATCCATCAAAATGCATTAAGGCTTATCAAATGCTTACATTAGGACCATCAAAGGAAGAGAGTGAAGAAAATACTAAAATTCAACATTCAACATCAAAGACTGAATCTTGTGATCAAAATTTACCTACTCAATTTACTTCTCCAAGCATAGAgtcttcattttcaaattccaCTAGCATCAAGAAGGAGAGTGGAGAGGAATTTGAGGTAGAGATAGAAAAGGTGCCAATTACAAGGATAGGAAATTTTGATAAAGATTGTAACCCAAGGAAGAAACTTAGGCTCACAAAAGAACAATCAGAAGTTTTGGAGGAAAACTTCAGAGAGCATTCTACTCTTAATCCG AAGCAAAAGCAAGCATTAGCAAATAAGCTGAATCTGCAGGCTAGACAAGTAGAGGTGTGGTTTCAAAATCGGAGAGCCAG AACAAAACTGAAACAAACGGAATCTGATTGTGAGGTACTGAAGAAGTGTTGCGAATCTCTAACAGAGGAGAACAAGAAGTTGCAAAAGGAGCTACAAGAACTAAAGTCAATGCAAACAGTGGCAGCTGCATCCTTTTATATGAAGATTCCAGCAGCAACACTTACCATCTGCCCTTCATGTGAGACAATTTGTGGTGGCAACAACAATGGCTCCTTACCCTCGACAACATTGCTTATTGGCTCAAAGACTCATCATcatttccataaaaataataaaaatgatgataATTATCAATTTCCCCATTCATCATCTGCAGCATGTTAA
- the LOC25482021 gene encoding homeotic protein knotted-1, protein MEEYTNNPNPNPNSRPNFLYSIASGNNQHQHQHNHQHNQIPMNNFHGSDNCFQSDQVQHQQHSAVKTEANSTSQLHTPIFHYPALMRTNIIPHTNIMHNHHHQGGGGSPSSSNVEAEAIKAKIIAHPQYSSLLQAYMDCQKIGAPPEVVARLVASRQEFEARQRSSVNSRETSKDPELDQFMEAYYDMLVKYREELTRPIQEAMDFMRRIETQLNTLCNGPLRIFPDDKNEGVGSSEEDQENSGGETDQLPEIDPRAEDRELKNHLLKKYSGYLSSLKQELSKKKKKGKLPKEARQKLLNWWELHYKWPYPSESEKVALAESTGLDQKQINNWFINQRKRHWKPSEDMQFMVMDGLHPQSAALYMDGHYMADGPYRLGP, encoded by the exons ATGGAGGAATACACTaataatccaaatccaaatccaaattcaaGGCCAAATTTCTTATACTCCATTGCTAGTGGAAACAACCAACACCAACACCAACACAATCATCAACATAATCAGATTCCAATGAACAACTTTCATGGATCAGACAATTGTTTTCAGTCTGATCAAgtacaacatcaacaacactcTGCTGTGAAAACTGAAGCAAATAGTACTTCACAACTTCACACTCCGATTTTTCATTACCCAGCTTTAATGAGAACAAATATTATTCCACACACCAATATTATGcataaccatcatcatcaaGGAGGAGGAGGGAGTCCAAGCAGTTCTAATGTTGAAGCTGAAGCTATAAAAGCCAAAATCATTGCTCATCCTCAATATTCTAGTCTTTTACAAGCTTACATGGATTGTCAAAAG ATTGGAGCTCCACCGGAAGTGGTGGCTCGTTTGGTTGCGTCTAGGCAAGAATTTGAAGCACGGCAAAGATCTTCAGTTAACTCGAGAGAAACTTCTAAAGATCCAGAACTAGACCAATTCATG GAAGCATATTATGATATGCTTGTGAAGTATAGAGAGGAATTAACAAGGCCTATACAAGAGGCTATGGATTTCATGAGAAGAATAGAAACACAGCTAAATACACTTTGCAATGGACCCCTTCGGATCTTCCCTG ATGATAAAAATGAAGGCGTTGGTTCATCAGAAGAGGATCAAGAGAATAGTGGTGGAGAAACAGATCAACTTCCAGAGATTGATCCTCGAGCAGAAGACCGTGAATTGAAAAACCACTTGCTGAAGAAATATAGTGGTTACTTAAGTAGTCTCAAGCAAGAACTTtccaagaagaaaaagaaaggaaaattgcCTAAAGAGGCTAGACAAAAGCTACTTAATTGGTGGGAGTTGCATTACAAATGGCCATATCCTTCG GAATCAGAGAAGGTAGCATTGGCTGAGTCAACAGGTTTGGACCAGAAGCAAATAAATAACTGGTTCATAAATCAAAGGAAGAGGCACTGGAAACCATCAGAAGACATGCAGTTTATGGTGATGGATGGACTGCATCCACAGAGTGCAGCTCTTTATATGGATGGTCATTACATGGCTGATGGTCCCTACCGTTTAGGGCCATGA